The following are encoded in a window of Brachyhypopomus gauderio isolate BG-103 chromosome 18, BGAUD_0.2, whole genome shotgun sequence genomic DNA:
- the LOC143481515 gene encoding odorant receptor 131-2-like, with amino-acid sequence MADTNKSTVNDLIYNQVAKLNSNEAGVSKSMVATLLIMFCTYVNCIMFYAVMCKRIFKETPRYILFAHMLLNDSVHLLLTSLLYLMAQALLKLAKAACSFIIFLTTTTFRNAPLNLALMSLERYVAICFPLRHIEIATQKRTYLAIGLIWCLSSINILVDVLFAAVRDPNFFNIQINCIREQILMQPWQLDVYNGFNVCYFVSVTVMIMFTYISILITARSVSSNKDSAKKSHRTVLLHFIQLGLCLTSFLYGTIERALYVMTVSNVVLYTHLRYLNFLFVLVLPRFLSPLIYGLRDDTVRPLFIYYFCYGARKFKPKVNVP; translated from the coding sequence ATGGCAGATACTAACAAAAGCACTGTGAATGATTTGATATATAATCAAGTGGCTAAATTGAATTCAAATGAGGCAGGTGTGTCTAAATCTATGGTTGCAACATTACTGATCATGTTTTGTACATATGTAAACTGCATCATGTTCTATGCTGTGATGTGTAAGCGTATTTTTAAGGAGACTCCACGCTATATTCTCTTTGCCCACATGCTTTTAAATGACTCTGTCCATCTGCTGCTCACCAGTTTGCTCTATCTCATGGCCCAGGCCCTCCTTAAACTGGCAAAAGCTGCTTGTTCCTTCATCATCTTTCTAACCACTACAACATTTCGTAATGCACCATTAAACCTGGCTTTGATGTCACTGGAGCGGTACGTAGCTATTTGCTTCCCTCTGAGACACATTGAAATAGCCACTCAGAAAAGGACTTACCTTGCCATTGGTTTGATCTGGTGCCTTAGCAGCATAAACATTTTGGTTGATGTCCTCTTTGCAGCAGTGAGGGACCCTAACTTTTTTAATATACAGATAAATTGCATTCGAGAGCAGATACTCATGCAGCCATGGCAACTTGATGTGTACAACGGATTCAATGTGTGTTATTTTGTGTCAGTCACAGTGATGATCATGTTTACTTACATCAGCATTTTGATCACAGCCAGGTCTGTTTCTTCCAACAAAGACTCTGCTAAGAAATCCCACAGGACTGTGTTGCTGCATTTCATTCAGTTGGGCCTGTGTCTAACCTCTTTTTTGTATGGAACCATCGAGCGAGCTCTTTATGTAATGACTGTAAGTAATGTTGTTCTCTATACACACCTGCGCTATCTGAACTTCCTATTTGTGCTGGTTCTGCCTCGTTTCCTCAGCCCACTGATCTACGGGCTGAGAGACGATACTGTACGGCCCTTGTTTATATACTACTTCTGCTATGGTGCTAGAAAATTCAAACCAAAAGTCAACGTACCCTGA